Below is a window of Pocillopora verrucosa isolate sample1 chromosome 6, ASM3666991v2, whole genome shotgun sequence DNA.
GCAGCGCGTGGCTCGAGAGCCTGTGTCTTGGAACCATTATTGTTTAGAAAGCATAAACAGGCCAACAAAGTGAGAGTTACCCCTTACATAATGCTGAAGCGTTTGGGAAAGCACGAAGGACACGAAGACGATTGTCACCAAATTAATTGAAACAGTTGaataacttgaaaaacatttaaaggTTAGAGTAGAAAAAATTCATGCACGGAGCATGTCCACGAAAATCTCATCTTATGATGTATCTatataaaaagtatttttgcaaGTATCTGTTGGAAGAGAAATTATGCAAGTATCTTTTTATTAGGAATAATGCAAGTCAATGTTGCGAAATAAGGATGCCACAAAATCCTCTTCCTCTTTCCTGTTTATCAAGAATAAATCTATGTTACGATTAgcagattgactgactgactgaccgacagACCAATTGACTGAacgactgactgaatgactgactgactgactgactgactgattgacaggCTGCCTgatcgactgactgactgaccaaccgacagattgattgactgactgaatgtCTATCACCCATAAACACTGACCCACTGATcgactgagtgactgactgacagactgaccgacTTGCTCGTTTGGCGTtgttgattaattgattgatggATTTATTAACTCATTTCATTGGCAGATAACAATAATGGCGACTTGGTTTAAGTTATTGTTGGCCCTTTTCATTGGTCTCGTCGCTTTTAAATTCCGAGTGCCTTCAGCCAAATCAAGCTCATCCGAATccgatgataatgatgataatgaaaagaaaaacctaacCATTGCCTGGATTTACAAGCCTCCCGACGTTGGAGGACCCGATAACAGTTCCTTGGACAATCAAGCTCATGGAATAGTACGAGATGCCATTTTAAGATACGTATGATGGGATTGCAGCGCCGATCGCTATGAAATAACGAACCTCAGAGCTGAAAGTGAATCTGGCATGATACAAATGCTGAAGCAAAACAAAGTCCATATAGCAATTCCTATATTCGAACaacaaaaaagtacaaaagtaCTCTGAattcatctttttcaaattaCTGGATTATCCTGGTACGGAATACATAGCTTTGGCCAACGATGAAAACGACGCTCTTGATGTAGTTTTCGATTCTGTATCGAAGTCTTGGCCATTGCTTGCCGTCACCATGACCATGATCTTCACGGCCATTGCTGGAATCATCATGTGGGCACTGTTAAGATTAAGTTCATAAGTACAGCTGTCCTCTGAGATAAATTTCAATGCATggttgcaaaattaaaatgccCGCACAAATCCATTTATCCTTACAGGTCAGTCTCTTTTAAGAAATTTGAAGGGTTTTTTGAACCGACAAAATGAAAGCAGATGCTGCCGACAAGGTGCTTTAAGTTGGTACCAAACCCGTATTTTAAGCAGCTGTGATCTCACCCAATATATCTCTTTAAGCTGGTCAACAGAACGGAATGTAATCTTGCCtacccctcctcccccccccctccccccacccatTAAAAGTCAGATTGTGTAAAACGATTATTTGCAATTCTCAAAGTTAAGAAATAATAGGAATGACATTTTTATGATTACAAGGGGATGAGACCGGgaacaagagaaaaaacttcatatgtaatttttttgttctaccAGGATACATACTGGAATGGCGAAGAATTTCCACGTTCATTCATCAGAGGCTCATGGGATGGATTTTGGTGGTCCTTTATTTCTATGACCACTGTAGGGTAAGCTGACCACTGTAGGGTAAGCTGACCACTGTAGGGTAAGCTGACCACTATAGGGTAAGCTGACCACTGTAGGGTAAGCTGACCACTGTAGGGTAAGCTGACCACTGTAGGGTGAGCTGTTAAGTGGTCAGAATGTGGTAATTTCTTTCTCGTCCACGAGTCGTCCATGTGTCTTATGCTCTTTCGTGATTAAGCCCCATAGGTTTGTTTCCCAGGACAGCGTCCTGCGAGTGCAGATAAAATCATCACCAATACCTCTTTCATTTCGTACCTTTCTTATTGGCAAGGTATGGAGACAAGGCACCCAAGTCGGCTATGGCTCGTATTTTCTCTGTCGTCTGGATCTTATTTGGCCTCAGAGCTATGGCAATTTTCATGGCATATGTCACTACTGCATTGACAGCTCTCTCTCTGCAACTTGAATCAAgttactttgaaaaaatatcactcAATGAGAGTTAACTCTCTcgtttttttaattaccaaTAATAATACTGGTCAAAATATTCCCGTACATTTGTCAaacgtttgtttttttaatgataaaggTTGTTCTCCCCATCTTTCTTAAAGTAACCGGAGTTACTTACGGTTCTAGTGCATGCCATTTAGATTTTTAGTGTTACCATTTGCAAATACATGTGAAGTAAATCGACATTAAAACTTCCATCAGGAACGTAACGAAAAAAGAGATATTGAGCTGATAAATGATGAATATATTTGCTAAGTTCTCACCAAAGtcgttttcattttgtgttgaTTCTTCCTTAAAAAGGTGggtctttttttcattttaaggaaaataaaatgtgaCTTAAATGATGATGACTTCATATCCAGCTTTCTCATAATTAATTTGCCAAAGTCTGTTCAGTATAATAAAGTATTTTTTCCCAGTAATGTGCTAAGGGCATAGTGcatcaaaatttgcattttaattggCTTCTtgtgaaagaaatcgaattttttttttctccagtcaaaataatataaaacttgaaatttagccTTTGGAGTTCATCGTGTAAACTGGACGATTTTAAAGAAGAAACCTTTCCGCAACAGATCAATGTATATTATTTAGAAATTCAGAGGACTCATTCGACACACTGCTTTCCTTATACAAATACATGTTAATGTGATATTTAACTACCCTTAGGGCGTGAATTTTTAACTAAGTGgcgtttttaaataaaaaacatcgATGGCAAAGAATAGTTAGAATGTCCCTACTGACTATCCGAAATGATAAgacttaaattttttacttagaATCCATGCCAGTTCTTGCTTCATTTTATCTCGACATCTACTAATTATCAGCTTTTCTAAGTGAGAATAGTAAACCTatgaaatatataaataacCATATTGCCGATATTATGCGTTAGGCTAAATCAGTTGGTGACAACTGGATACAATCAATACAGTGAGTCAAATAAATCTGTGTCCTGGGGCTGTTTCATTATAATGGGATATTTTCTGAGGCATCTTTAGAGAGCAAAGAAGTGCattgataatttaaaattaattcaaaatttaactCAGGTATTAAAAGGCGAGAAAACGATAGTTTCTACCAAAGTGTCAGCCAATCGAAATCAAGATACAGTTTGAATTGAACAATTTGACGGTATAAGGATGGTCGTGTGGCAACTTAACGTATTCTGTGCTTTGTTTCTCAGTCGAGGTACAAATTAACGACAGGTGCTTCTCATGTTTAATTAACGTGTGGGTTCTTCGTTTTAGTTGTTAAGATTATACATCCAGTGGCCTAGTGATGGCCTAGCCGTATTTCACAGATCAAATGCGTTACATAGACAACGTCCACACTACGAAGCAGTTTAAGAAGTATCTTTGACGTACTCTAACTCTGAAAATAACACTCAGCTCTAATTTTGGGTAAGTTTACACGTTGAGGTAGCCCGGTACGAATTTGATCGACTATTGCGGCATTCGACTGACTTCGAAAATTTCTCGtcatcattccttttttttttttcttttttcttctcgaTCAACGCGCACAGTCATATGCCAGGGATATTTACAGTTTTACTTTGCTTGGTGAATGTTGTGCTCAAGACACGTATTTTACTTACTGAATTTATGCGTCATTATGCTCTCTCAGAGGAATTGTTTTTGTCGAGAtatcttcttttaattttcatcttaaaaAGCCGATGAAGAGTAAAGAACTTCTCGAAGCGGGCCACCTAAACTCTCTAATAATTTTAACGATTAgcaattcacttttttttactagattcgagaagataaaaaaatatgaaggtCTAATACAACCATTCCCTGGAAAGCTTGATTCAGTTTCGGACTAAAATCGTCCCTAAAATATTTCGATAATGCAACGAAAACAATTGTCTTTTTAATCAGGGTGATAATGAAAGATTGGACTAAGGTGTTTTCAGCTGTCTTCATCGGAGCTGTTGTTACAAATTTCATCACTGTGTCAGCCAATGATAACTCTTCTACAGAGGAAGACGAATGGAAGATCGAATGGTACCTAAATCTAACAATAACTTGGATTGCCAAACCACCGTATGTCGCTCGACCCACCAATGGATATATAGATAGCGGCGCTCAGGGACTGATCCGAGATACACTTTTACGATACATGACGTATGAATGCGGTATTCTTCATGGCATCGAATACCAAGTAGAAGACCGCCAAGTTAACAGTGAATATGAAATGATCGCACTTCTGAGGCAAAACAAAGTCCACGTTGCAGCTCCTATATTTGAGCCAAAAGGAGACAGGCACTACAGCGAGTTCCCATTTTTCAAAGTCGTTGATTATCCAGGAACAGACTACATTACCACTGAAGAAGGGAACAACAAGATCAGCTATGTTTTGGATGCCGTTCTGAAGTCTTGGCCACTGCTAGCTGTTACTCTGGTCCTGACAGCCATTTCAGGAGTTGTTATGTGGGCTTTAGTAAGTTTGAgtttgtgtcacaaaacattCTCTAGCGCCCAAATGGTATTTTCTAACTATATGCACTACTTTTTTACTGTTTAATAAATTGAAAcctttgcaaaataatttatgtGATCTTTCAACGTCAACGACCCATTTTATCTGCGAAAGGTGGGAAACAATTATCATGATTGAAGGACAAAAATAAGTCAACCACAGACTGTCTGACTTAACTAGAGGGTACTCGTCGGGGAGCTAGGCCACCTGCGCAGTTCATaattataaatattaataactATACCCGGTTCTTAACTATAAAATGTGACAAGCGTTCTTCGTGTAGTTAAGAACTAAAAGGCTACACTTAGAAAAACATTGTCGAAAGTGTGGAGTATGGAGCAAGCATTTGAGTTTGGATTATTTGATCTTAGGAGCACTATTTTGTGTCCTTAAGAGACGGTTAGGAAGTGTCACGgcaaaaaagatatattttgaaatcattcacTTCCTACCTCTTTATCAACAACAGTGACCAGCACATCTTGCAGCGGGTAAGCAACCGTTTGGGGATACACATTGAGAAATTTGAtcgtatttatttattcattaataatattaacaccttttttcttgtttactaAGAAttgtttcttcacttttttcagGACACTTACTGGAATAGTGAAGAGTTTCCACGTTCATTCATCAAAGGCTCATGGGATGGATTTTGGTGGTCTTTTATTTCGATGACCACAGTAGGGTAAACCTCTTTAGTTACATAACTAGCTTTGCAAAAAATGTTGTCAAACACCTAATTAATTTTGGAGATTTTATTTAAGTTTATGGACACTACAAATTTTAATTGGACCTCAAAACAGTGGACCAGAGAAGCCTTCCTCGTTGATGTCCAATGTTTATTTCGAGCCGATTCAGCATGGTCCAGCCATCTAATTTTGGATGTTCTATCATGATCAGTGTGCAAGCAGATTTAGGTGATAATGATCTCTTTCGTCTTAGGTATGGTGACAAATCTCCCAAATCTCTTCCTGCACGGATATTCTCTATTGTTTGGATTCTCGTGGGCCTGATTGTTATGGCAATCTTTACAGCGAACGTCACTTCAGCACTGACGGCTCTTTCCCTGGAAACCGAACCAAGTAGCTTTGCTAATAAGAAAGTGAGGCTGATAGATTGctaaacgatgaaaaaaaatgtggcTTGTTGTGGACAAATTAGGCTAACACCGTGCAACGTACACCATGCATTCCCGAACAGATTGCAGATCACCAAGAAAATGTCATCATTACATGTGAAGACACGCGTAACCATGTTGTGACTTTCccatttctgttctttttcttggttaaatTTCATTCATGTTCTTGCCGTTATTCCTCTTATTCTTCTCCTCcgtcctctttttctttctcgttgTCGTCATGTCCTTTCTAAAAACGATCTAAAAAgtgattattataattatacaACAGTgttgtaggaaactatactgtctgataaaaaaaatttttttaatcagattGCAGTTATAGGAAATGGGACAGAGTACCAACATGCACTACAGGAGGAGGCTGAACCAATAGGTATATATGTACAATTCCATAAGCACTGGATGCAAGTAGTTATTCTAAAACCAGAGTGTAAGCTTTACCAATTGAATAAGCAACCCGTTGCAAGCATGGCCCATCAACCCTGGACACGAAAAGGGTAAAATGTCTCGGATACGTCGACGGAGTATGCACCCTCATATTCAATCAATCCATTTGCTTCAATTAATTGCTTTAATTTAAGAATTATAGTCAACTGGTTTTCCTTGTGAGCCGTTAGCCTCAAGAACGACGTCTCAACAACCTATTCAAAAGTCAACAGCTACAGTCTTGTACGTCAGTTGGGTGTAATAAACCGACTGGTACGTCAGGTCGTTCTGCTCGGTTCGTTTTTAAATGAACTAATTAAATTCTTGGGTATGTTGAAAGTGGTTGTTGACATTTTTGAGGAGTCTTTTCTTAGTTAGCACcccagctttccagagtcagtcgttgaaagtagttggtgctgtaaGTTAAAAGTTGCGGGAAATCTCAATTATTGATGTAGTTCGCTTCACTAGGTGATTGTTGATGACACTATTTAATTTCTCGTCactctttcttttaaattcatgcCAGTCTCTGTATTGTACGAGGGTCGGCATTCTGTCTGCCGTGTTaatactttgttgtttttttttcatactgtATCTAGTGCGCAACAGTATCGAAGACGCTATTAAAGATGTGCAGTCCAAGAAAGTTGATGGATTATTCATAGATCACTACGCAAACACCTTTTACCACTcaagagaaaaactgaaaacgcTTCTCACCGTCAAGAAATTGGAACTTCAAAGAGATGTCGGGGCTCTCTTTTCAAAGGACAGAAAAGACCTGGCAGATTGCTTAAATTATCAGCGTTCCACCATTTTGAGGTCGGCTCAAACCATCACTGCAACATATAAGGTACAGCTTTAAGTTGAGAGAATTATTTGAACAGCGAGCTCAGATCTCTGCTTTATCAGCTATTGTGCgtgaaacatgaaaaacatttaacaGGGTCAGCAACTTCTGTTACCCAGGTCACTTAGAGAAAAGTAACCAATTCGAATGCAAGAGAGGAGAAATTAATTCCTTATGACTTCTTTCTTGTCATCGCTTGCTTTAATCCCATGATTGGCACGATTTGAGTTATGATGAATTGATATATTTATAAGATAATCATGAATGCTTTCTTTTTTGACAGTACACCAAAAGTAATCCAGCCAAACAATTCAGTTTGTTTGACGATTCTTCCAGCTTTGTTAAAATACTCCTGTACATTTTGCTTGGAGTATTGGCGGGAATGCTTTGTATTGGAGTAATATGGGACTTACTCATCAGGAAGAAGTCTGGCAAGCAGCAAAATTCCACGATAGAGTGGCGTAAGCTTGTTTCCTTTTGACGGTGTCCATTTATTCATCGTATTGAGAATAGTATCGTCTGCCTTTAATTCATTCATCTATCCATTTATCCATCAGTCTTTTCATTTCACTTAAGTTTCCGATATATCCATTCAACCCCATATCAATCATTACGGATTAAGTGATTTACTCATTTATacaattatttactttttctacTAGCCATCACTTCATCAATCTACTCATTCATCCTTCtgtccatccatccatccatttAATTCATTCACTTCATCCACAAatatatcttctttttttcatttttgcatgttttttttctatttaacatTGTCGTCAGTTTGATTTCAACGGCGGGCCTTATCCATTAATGTGGTTAAGTGGCATTATGAAATAatcaatttcattcatttaacagAAGCTGAAAACAAAGGGATGGTGTTAACTGAGAGAGAAAGTATTCTCAACGACTTTGAAGTAGCCAAAAGACTTCTTAAACAAATGCAAGATCACTTTACAATACTGGAAtcaaaggtttcaaaacttCGGGGTAGCCAGTAAACGGTGCGTTCAGTGAGTTTTGCAAGTTACAAACCATACAACACGTGtacaggttaaaaaaaatcttgactGCATATCTATGTATGTACTGATTTCACTCCAAAGGCAGACAATATTCAACATCTCAACATCTATGTAAGAGGACAAGGCTAGAACAGCATCATCTACCTATCTATCACAACTTGATggaaattgcagaaaagaagtgTGCTTGTTTGTTAAAGCAATCGTACTGGAAAATAGCATCCGTGTATGATTTCGTCATGCGTTaactgaatttttcttctccAGCTTCtagcttaatttttctttaattactcCTTATTATATCTGCCAATCTGCATCTTGACATTTTGGCTTGGGGTAAAGTTATCTATTCTTACGTAAACTTACAGGTAGCTTATTACTTCCACTGTACTTACGAACTTAACGAATGCAGATCATCGATCTCTTTGAAGTTTTCGAATTCTTGTATTAGTCCAAAACTTagcctttttttccataagGTTTTCAGCCCCTTTTTGCAGATTAAAAAACTTTACTTAGCAAATTAATTCATCATTGTCTCTCATAATCAGTTCAATGGATAACAACAAAAGTCTTTGTTAAGTTCTTACTTAGTTAAAATGCCTTGTATTTTGTCGTTTGAGTAGTTCAATAGTTCAGGAAGTCCAGCTGTGTACATCCAGCGGCAGGAGCTAGACTACTATAAGGCCTTGCGAACAGTAAATGGTTGATTATTTTAACTGGAGGCCAATTCGACCGCAGAGGTGACTTGGCGAGATTAAAAACACACTAGGCTACTATCCTTTGATGGCGAGGGTGGCCTGCACGCAAGCAACCGCGTTTATCTATTACTCCTTGCTCAATAGAATGGAAAATACGTAAAATACGAATGTATTTATGTACACATAACACttagtgaaaaaagaaagacaaaacaaataaatatttgttcaaaatcatAAAACCGAATATGAATTAAATGCTAATGATTATTAATTCTAATACAAGCTTTcctatttcttgtttttgtcttttttgattttttcagtttgtttgttttgctttttttttctgtgttgctttatttctttctcgCAATATAATTCCACACTTTCTCAAAGAATGATAAGCCTGGCCGAGTGACAACATTTTGTTAACTATGGCAGTGACTACTAGCGAAGTTAAGTTGGGAAGTTCATCATTAATACCAATATGTTTCCTAGATGGACTTTCCATTATTATGATTTTCTTGACCTGCCAATTGGTCTTCCATAATTGGATAATTAGTGTGCAGAAAATGCCTTGTTTTAGAAGTCAAAGAGCACATATAATGAAACCCAGTGTTGCTTACTCCGTGCAATGAATAGCAGCGCGTGGCTCGAGAGCCTGTGTCTTGGAACCATTACTGTTTAGAAAGCATAAACAGGCCAACAAAGTGAGAGTTACCCCTTACATAATGCTGAAGCGTTTGGGAAAGCACGAAGGACACGAAAACGATTGTCGCGAAATTAATTGAGACTGTTGAATAACTTAAAAACATTTAAAGGTTAGAGTAGAAAAAATTCATGCACGGAGCATGTCCACGAAAATCTCATCTTATGATGTATCTatataaaaagtatttttgcaaGTATCTGTTTGAAGAGGAATTATGCATGTATCTagataaagagaaattatgcaaGTATCTTTTTATTAGGAATAATGCAAGTCAATGTTCCGAAATAAGGATGCCACAAAATCCTCTTCCTCTTTCCTGTTTATCAAGAATAAATCTATGTTACGATTAgcagattgactgactgactg
It encodes the following:
- the LOC136281803 gene encoding uncharacterized protein — encoded protein: MKDWTKVFSAVFIGAVVTNFITVSANDNSSTEEDEWKIEWYLNLTITWIAKPPYVARPTNGYIDSGAQGLIRDTLLRYMTYECGILHGIEYQVEDRQVNSEYEMIALLRQNKVHVAAPIFEPKGDRHYSEFPFFKVVDYPGTDYITTEEGNNKISYVLDAVLKSWPLLAVTLVLTAISGVVMWALDTYWNSEEFPRSFIKGSWDGFWWSFISMTTVGYGDKSPKSLPARIFSIVWILVGLIVMAIFTANVTSALTALSLETEPSSFANKKIAVIGNGTEYQHALQEEAEPIVRNSIEDAIKDVQSKKVDGLFIDHYANTFYHSREKLKTLLTVKKLELQRDVGALFSKDRKDLADCLNYQRSTILRSAQTITATYKYTKSNPAKQFSLFDDSSSFVKILLYILLGVLAGMLCIGVIWDLLIRKKSGKQQNSTIEWQAENKGMVLTERESILNDFEVAKRLLKQMQDHFTILESKVSKLRGSQ